In Blastopirellula sp. J2-11, a single genomic region encodes these proteins:
- a CDS encoding methyl-accepting chemotaxis protein, producing MKIQTKLLAILTLLIFGVMAFAWQAYRNSAIVAEDAADVRRLADVSISIGNLLHQTQKERGMSAGYLSSEGVAFADALPLQRDETDARLAELQETLQTFSNDLDPQAIQRTNDAISRLNQLQRLRERITAQDIPAPQAIAFYTEANQLLVDAIAVNVFGVVNGPLQRRLNAYLHLLMAKEQAGVERAVLANAFGGDAMSRAEHARLIELISTQTAHLQDFTASASAPLAATLAQTQKAEASQAVNGFRAVALKNAEAGNFGVEATKWFAAKTAQIDLYKSLEDETSAEILQASEQLRASASFVASRTLVAALLTIAVCLGGAFWILRTLRNRFASLAGSMRDIAEGDSDLRKRLPESKDEFDEVAKWFNVFATRLQGLVGNVRTNSNTLNHSASELFSTANLLSSGVQNARSSTTTMAAAAEEMSASLAQLDATCKNIGNNIGGVASNIGDMAESVREIASNAEQTAATTDGVSRIVGRSNEKISQLSREADGIGKVVIVIRDIAEQTNLLALNATIEAARAGESGKGFAVVATEVKLLAQQTATATEEIRRQVEAIQAAAQESVESITEITGAIGSVSSAARTIAAAVEQQSTATRQISSSVQDTVSAVTALTIGISESAAASGEISRGLTSVDTVIAETAAAAHQTDTSSSSLKNLATGLESLVVEFTT from the coding sequence ATGAAGATTCAAACAAAGTTATTGGCGATTCTCACCCTGTTGATATTTGGAGTGATGGCGTTCGCTTGGCAAGCGTATCGCAATTCGGCCATCGTTGCGGAAGACGCCGCTGATGTGCGACGGTTGGCCGATGTATCGATCTCGATTGGTAATCTGCTGCACCAAACGCAAAAAGAACGCGGCATGTCGGCCGGTTATCTGAGCAGCGAAGGAGTCGCCTTCGCCGACGCGTTGCCGCTCCAACGCGATGAGACCGATGCACGACTTGCCGAGTTGCAAGAGACGTTGCAGACCTTCAGCAACGATCTTGATCCGCAAGCAATTCAACGCACGAATGACGCGATTAGTCGATTGAATCAATTGCAAAGACTGCGAGAGAGAATTACCGCGCAAGACATTCCAGCGCCGCAAGCGATCGCCTTTTATACCGAAGCGAATCAACTGCTGGTCGACGCCATCGCTGTTAATGTGTTTGGTGTCGTCAATGGACCGCTGCAGCGCCGACTGAACGCTTATCTGCATCTGCTGATGGCGAAAGAGCAAGCCGGCGTCGAACGCGCCGTACTGGCCAATGCGTTTGGCGGCGATGCGATGAGTCGCGCAGAACACGCTCGACTGATCGAGTTAATCTCGACGCAGACGGCCCATCTGCAGGACTTCACAGCGAGCGCCTCGGCGCCGCTAGCGGCGACATTGGCTCAAACGCAGAAGGCGGAGGCCTCACAAGCGGTGAACGGATTTCGCGCGGTGGCGCTCAAGAATGCGGAAGCCGGCAATTTCGGTGTTGAAGCGACCAAATGGTTCGCCGCCAAGACGGCTCAGATTGATCTCTACAAATCGCTGGAAGATGAGACTTCCGCCGAAATTTTACAGGCGTCCGAACAATTGCGAGCCAGCGCCAGCTTCGTCGCATCACGAACTTTGGTGGCGGCGCTGCTGACGATCGCGGTTTGTCTCGGTGGAGCGTTTTGGATTTTGCGTACGTTGCGAAATCGGTTCGCCAGCCTGGCCGGTAGTATGCGAGACATCGCCGAAGGAGATTCGGATTTACGCAAACGTTTGCCGGAATCGAAGGACGAGTTTGACGAAGTGGCGAAATGGTTTAATGTGTTCGCGACGCGTTTGCAGGGATTGGTCGGCAATGTGCGAACGAACTCGAACACGCTCAATCATTCGGCGAGCGAGTTGTTTTCAACCGCGAATTTGCTCTCGAGCGGCGTACAGAACGCTCGGTCGTCAACGACGACCATGGCCGCCGCCGCCGAAGAAATGAGCGCTAGTCTGGCCCAGTTGGACGCGACCTGCAAAAACATCGGCAACAATATCGGCGGCGTCGCCAGCAATATCGGCGACATGGCTGAATCGGTTCGCGAGATCGCGTCGAACGCCGAACAGACCGCCGCAACGACCGATGGAGTCAGTCGTATCGTCGGCCGCAGCAACGAGAAGATTTCGCAGCTCAGCCGAGAAGCGGATGGCATCGGCAAAGTGGTCATCGTGATACGCGACATCGCTGAACAGACCAACCTGCTGGCGTTAAACGCAACGATCGAAGCGGCGCGTGCCGGTGAATCGGGCAAAGGCTTTGCAGTGGTTGCGACCGAAGTGAAATTGCTCGCCCAGCAAACGGCGACTGCGACCGAAGAGATTCGCCGGCAGGTCGAAGCGATCCAGGCCGCCGCTCAAGAATCGGTGGAATCGATCACCGAAATTACCGGTGCAATCGGCTCGGTCAGTTCGGCCGCTCGGACGATCGCCGCCGCTGTGGAACAGCAAAGTACGGCGACTCGGCAAATCTCGTCGTCAGTGCAAGATACGGTTAGTGCGGTGACGGCGTTGACGATCGGAATCAGTGAATCGGCCGCCGCCAGCGGTGAGATTTCTCGCGGGCTGACCAGCGTGGATACGGTCATCGCCGAAACCGCGGCCGCCGCTCATCAAACCGATACGTCTAGTTCGTCACTCAAGAACTTGGCGACCGGGCTGGAATCGTTGGTGGTGGAGTTCACCACGTAA
- a CDS encoding glycoside hydrolase family 99-like domain-containing protein, with translation MTRFLTSLSLTLLLIGGSPSLLSAAAPPRDLVLAYYYPWYQQGDWTRHGYFGEPTLGNYGTDDAKIAAQHIDWAQAAGLDGFVVSWGGPQDMTDKHFRAGYLQADNADQLKYAFIYESLGRLDAADGETNERIDFSKRRVVRRFQEDLAYLNKQFCGDERYLKIDGRPVVVLYVTRTFRNFNAQTLQDIEKEVGQSFYFIADEPFILGEQKDPATAENGLRDGKPLFDAYTAYNMFESDLVKEGEPAIDYMRREALPVFKTWAEQTVFCPTLMPKYHDFRGKRTLTGTPEQYKKMVAMMQELPKRPVGHGIGSIYLITSWNEWWEGTTIEPDTTDGEAFLKANREALGR, from the coding sequence ATGACACGTTTTCTCACGTCTCTCTCGTTGACGCTTCTCCTCATCGGAGGTTCGCCAAGCTTGCTTTCCGCCGCCGCGCCGCCGCGCGATCTGGTGTTGGCTTATTACTATCCGTGGTATCAGCAGGGTGACTGGACGCGCCATGGCTACTTCGGCGAACCGACGCTCGGCAACTATGGAACCGATGATGCAAAAATCGCGGCCCAACATATCGACTGGGCCCAAGCGGCGGGTCTCGACGGATTTGTCGTCTCGTGGGGCGGCCCGCAAGATATGACAGACAAGCATTTTCGCGCCGGCTATCTGCAAGCCGACAACGCAGACCAACTAAAGTACGCATTCATCTACGAGTCGCTCGGTCGGCTCGACGCCGCCGATGGTGAAACGAATGAACGGATCGATTTCTCCAAGCGACGCGTCGTGCGGCGGTTCCAAGAAGATCTGGCCTACTTAAACAAGCAGTTCTGCGGCGACGAGCGCTATTTGAAAATCGACGGGCGCCCTGTGGTCGTCCTCTACGTGACGCGGACGTTTCGTAACTTCAACGCACAAACCCTCCAGGACATTGAGAAAGAGGTGGGACAATCGTTTTACTTCATCGCCGACGAGCCGTTCATCTTGGGTGAGCAAAAAGATCCGGCGACCGCCGAGAACGGCCTGCGAGACGGCAAGCCGCTGTTTGACGCCTACACTGCTTACAACATGTTTGAAAGCGATCTGGTGAAAGAAGGCGAACCGGCGATCGACTACATGCGGCGTGAAGCGCTGCCGGTCTTCAAAACATGGGCCGAGCAGACAGTCTTCTGCCCAACGCTGATGCCCAAGTATCACGACTTTCGCGGTAAGCGAACGTTGACCGGCACGCCGGAACAATACAAAAAGATGGTCGCAATGATGCAAGAACTGCCGAAGCGCCCGGTCGGTCATGGAATCGGCTCGATCTATCTGATCACCAGTTGGAATGAATGGTGGGAGGGGACGACAATTGAGCCCGATACGACCGATGGCGAAGCGTTTTTGAAAGCGAACCGGGAAGCGTTGGGGCGTTAA
- a CDS encoding DUF2721 domain-containing protein, with protein MDLTAPAVLFPAISLLLLAYTNRFLALATLIRSLHDRHIANPDELIIAQISNLRLRVILIRNMQVFGVMSLLLCTICMLVLFFDQVLIAKLMFGVSLLLMVVSLAISIYEIQISVDALNLQLRSLEDCDPDNKSST; from the coding sequence ATGGATCTCACCGCGCCAGCTGTTTTGTTTCCTGCGATTTCGCTGCTGCTATTGGCCTATACCAATCGCTTTTTGGCGCTGGCCACGTTGATTCGTTCCTTGCATGATCGCCATATCGCCAACCCGGATGAACTGATTATCGCTCAGATCAGCAACTTGCGGTTGCGCGTGATCTTGATTCGCAACATGCAGGTTTTCGGCGTGATGAGCCTGTTGCTTTGCACGATCTGCATGTTGGTCCTGTTCTTTGATCAGGTGTTGATCGCCAAGCTGATGTTTGGCGTCAGTCTGCTGCTGATGGTCGTTTCGCTGGCCATTTCGATCTACGAGATCCAGATCTCGGTCGACGCGCTCAACTTGCAACTGCGCAGCTTGGAAGATTGCGATCCCGACAATAAAAGTTCGACCTAG
- a CDS encoding co-chaperone GroES, whose amino-acid sequence MAGKTRSKAIEYVEPIGARVLVRKDEPKRETKGGIALPDQAEIPTITGRIVAISTQIENNTDFPLRQYDKILFHPKDAIPVDFEADNQLFVIPIEDVVAVFRRDPVDKKKSKADEEDED is encoded by the coding sequence ATGGCCGGAAAAACACGCAGCAAAGCTATTGAATACGTCGAGCCGATCGGTGCTCGGGTTCTCGTTCGTAAAGATGAGCCGAAACGGGAAACCAAGGGGGGGATCGCCCTGCCTGATCAAGCGGAAATCCCGACGATCACCGGCCGCATCGTGGCGATCTCGACCCAGATCGAGAACAACACCGATTTCCCGCTGCGCCAGTACGACAAGATCTTGTTCCATCCCAAGGATGCGATCCCGGTCGATTTTGAAGCGGACAACCAGCTCTTCGTCATCCCGATCGAAGATGTAGTCGCCGTCTTTCGCCGCGATCCGGTCGACAAGAAAAAGAGCAAAGCCGACGAGGAAGACGAAGACTAG
- a CDS encoding tyrosine-type recombinase/integrase: MGMVFDGRYKLSWMKDKSRRWRKVYKGKPYYFPLRESETKESSYPRCLAAWKEKKAELDAASLSPWDVARSRIRSRMEKLSEGVDTPERRQAYYLLQGALSGLAWAEKESYPTEDLAADLATSEDAFPLIMRPASDIPDPLTDGPAPWDIAPDRSTSETIAGNVDDFLRSKRAEADRGKLSRQHVDKFRYSLEDFSSFVGDRLLSALNSELLSSYHEELRKRIDAGKSAAYVKIYSESVTQYVRWLYSMERVETLPRVLEGKSNRLTISVPKKEIETYDKSELKTLFNRMEESDDDLRLYVLLMLNCGFTQKDVADLRREEVDLEAGTISRKRSKTDHHENTPLVVYPLWEETLSLLRSQIQTSGDLALLNRNGKPLRSESISKDEKLGVTDNIGLRFRRFKKRLVDAEGEKKVVIDKPLKAMRSTAASKLGEHESYSRFAQYFLGHSAKTVADKHYVKPAQGVFCEAIAWLRTELGIDALGDD, translated from the coding sequence ATGGGAATGGTCTTCGATGGTCGCTACAAGCTCTCCTGGATGAAGGACAAAAGCCGCCGCTGGAGGAAGGTTTACAAGGGAAAGCCCTATTATTTCCCGCTCCGCGAAAGCGAAACCAAGGAATCCAGCTATCCGCGTTGTCTTGCCGCGTGGAAGGAAAAGAAGGCGGAGCTAGACGCCGCTTCTCTCTCGCCTTGGGACGTTGCCCGAAGCCGCATCCGCTCCCGTATGGAAAAGCTCTCCGAGGGAGTCGATACGCCGGAGCGTCGACAAGCCTACTACCTTCTCCAGGGAGCTTTGTCTGGTCTGGCATGGGCGGAGAAGGAGAGCTATCCGACCGAGGACCTAGCCGCCGACCTCGCTACCTCGGAGGACGCCTTTCCGCTCATCATGCGTCCCGCTTCCGATATCCCCGATCCGCTTACCGATGGTCCGGCTCCTTGGGATATCGCCCCGGACCGCTCGACCTCCGAGACTATCGCGGGCAACGTGGACGACTTTCTCCGCAGCAAGCGAGCCGAGGCCGACCGAGGCAAGCTAAGCCGTCAGCATGTCGACAAGTTTCGCTACTCGCTGGAGGACTTCTCCTCGTTTGTCGGAGATCGCTTGCTCTCGGCTCTCAATTCCGAGCTTCTCTCCTCCTATCATGAGGAGCTAAGGAAGCGGATCGACGCGGGGAAGTCCGCCGCGTACGTCAAAATCTACTCGGAGTCCGTAACGCAGTACGTCCGCTGGCTCTATTCGATGGAGCGTGTAGAGACGCTCCCTCGCGTCTTGGAGGGCAAGTCCAATCGATTGACGATCTCCGTACCGAAGAAGGAAATCGAGACGTACGACAAGAGCGAGCTAAAAACGCTCTTCAATCGCATGGAGGAGAGTGACGACGACCTACGGCTCTACGTCTTGCTTATGCTCAATTGCGGTTTCACTCAAAAGGACGTTGCCGACCTGCGTAGAGAGGAGGTCGACCTCGAAGCCGGAACGATCTCGCGAAAGCGTAGTAAGACCGACCATCACGAGAATACGCCGCTCGTCGTCTATCCGCTCTGGGAAGAGACTCTCTCGCTCCTTCGTTCCCAGATTCAAACGAGCGGCGATCTCGCTCTCCTCAATCGTAACGGAAAGCCGCTCCGTTCCGAGAGCATCTCGAAGGACGAGAAGCTCGGCGTAACGGATAACATCGGCCTACGCTTCCGCCGATTTAAGAAGCGGCTTGTGGACGCAGAGGGGGAGAAGAAGGTCGTTATCGACAAGCCGTTAAAGGCGATGCGATCGACGGCGGCAAGCAAGCTAGGCGAGCATGAGAGCTACTCCCGTTTCGCTCAATACTTCCTCGGTCATTCAGCGAAAACGGTAGCCGATAAGCACTACGTTAAACCCGCTCAAGGCGTCTTCTGCGAAGCGATCGCATGGTTGCGGACGGAGCTAGGTATCGACGCTCTAGGCGACGATTAG